The following is a genomic window from Candidatus Poribacteria bacterium.
GCGGTAGGTCGGTGATGTCACCCTGGACGAAGGTAAACCCTTCGATCTGTTCATCTGTAAGTACCATTTTTGGAATGGTCAAGTCGTAAGCGAAATCGTATACGACTACCTTTTCACCGGCGGTCAATAGGTCGCGGATGACGTAAGTACCGATGCATCCCATGCCACCGGTGAGCAGATATGCCATAATTTTTCTCCTTATTCAGCGGGCGCGATCGAACGACCGCGCCATTTTACCAAAACCAGATGCTAACTTACTTAAAGCGGTGTTTCTACATCTACAAGAATATCTTCGCCTTCCACTTTAACAGGATAGGTAGGTAATTTCTCCTCGCCGGGCCACACACACTCACCTGTCGTCACATCAAATTCCCACATGTGGAGGGGACACGTAACACAGGTGTTATCTAAAAAGCCATAACTCAAGACCCCACCGAGATGTGGACAGATGTTGTTCATGGCGTAGTACTCACCTTTCACATTGTAGATACCGATGAAAACGCCTTCAACTTTCACGCCGAGACATTTAC
Proteins encoded in this region:
- a CDS encoding Rieske (2Fe-2S) protein; the protein is MSQFVKAATTDQIQPGKCLGVKVEGVFIGIYNVKGEYYAMNNICPHLGGVLSYGFLDNTCVTCPLHMWEFDVTTGECVWPGEEKLPTYPVKVEGEDILVDVETPL